The Sphingobium sp. JS3065 genomic sequence TCCCCGCTTCACCGATCGCCATCGAGGCCGCGGCGGTCGCGGCCCGAGAGCGAAAGGAACTTTGACATGGCGACCATCGGCACCTTCACCCAGGCAGGCAATGGCTCCTTCACCGGAACCATCAAGACGCTCACCCTCAACGCCAAGGCTACCCTCCGGCCGATCGACAAGGAAAGCGAGAAGGCCCCCGACTACCGCCTCGCGGTCGGCTCCGTCGAGTGCGGCGCGGGATGGAAGAAGACCAGCCGCGAAAACCGCGACTACGTCTCGGTCAAGCTGGACGATCCCACCTTCCCGGCCCCGATCTACGCCACTCTGTCCGAGACCGAGACCGCCGGCGAATACGCGCTGATC encodes the following:
- a CDS encoding DUF736 domain-containing protein, producing the protein MATIGTFTQAGNGSFTGTIKTLTLNAKATLRPIDKESEKAPDYRLAVGSVECGAGWKKTSRENRDYVSVKLDDPTFPAPIYATLSETETAGEYALIWSR